The Candidatus Phaeomarinobacter ectocarpi genome includes a region encoding these proteins:
- a CDS encoding Crp/Fnr family transcriptional regulator, with the protein MRVLRAKTRTLYDLLPQPLLDLMLATGTSRKFKDGQIIQQRGDERQGVSILTSGQIVAGNAGADGSFLVSALLRPGETFGEFTVMAGLPHTHTLWSQGETTVTFIKGALMKRLMNEEPEIGHALLTIALLRNHELLEFLDAQRRLTLPIRIAQLLLTSVDPKASSDTVECRQEDLAVMMGVSRVATGKALKRLERDGMVQLGYGRIDLPDVQGLIAMVEDSDPLFVLTGA; encoded by the coding sequence ATGCGGGTGCTGCGGGCGAAGACCAGAACACTCTATGACCTGCTGCCGCAGCCCTTGCTGGACCTGATGCTGGCGACGGGCACATCACGCAAATTCAAAGACGGCCAGATCATTCAGCAGCGCGGGGATGAGCGGCAGGGCGTCTCCATCCTGACATCCGGGCAGATTGTGGCCGGCAATGCGGGGGCGGACGGCTCGTTTCTGGTGTCAGCGCTTTTGCGGCCGGGCGAGACATTTGGTGAGTTCACGGTCATGGCAGGGCTGCCCCACACCCACACGTTGTGGTCCCAGGGAGAGACGACCGTCACTTTCATCAAGGGAGCGCTCATGAAGCGGCTGATGAATGAGGAACCGGAGATTGGTCACGCGCTGCTGACGATTGCGCTGCTACGCAATCATGAACTTCTGGAATTCCTGGATGCCCAAAGACGGCTGACACTGCCCATCCGGATCGCACAGCTGCTGCTGACGTCTGTTGATCCCAAGGCCTCCTCCGACACGGTTGAGTGCCGGCAGGAGGACCTTGCGGTCATGATGGGTGTGTCGCGGGTGGCAACCGGCAAAGCGCTCAAGCGGCTTGAGCGCGACGGGATGGTGCAGCTGGGGTATGGCCGCATCGACCTGCCCGATGTGCAGGGCCTCATTGCGATGGTCGAAGACAGCGACCCGCTTTTTGTGTTGACCGGCGCCTAG
- a CDS encoding glutathione S-transferase family protein — protein MTAPITLYTGPTPNGRKVSIALEEMGLPYTLEYVDILEGDQHTPAFRALNPNNKFPVIIDPDGPGGEELVLWESGAILWYLAEKTGRFLPASGTARHLAHQWLMFQMASVGPMFGQFAHFFFYAKDKHPYSIERYQSEMRRLLDVMEEHLSQHTWFAGDDYTIADMAVLPWVEGTVDVPGIENVDSLRAWVHRLKARPAVTKALDVAREKVRKETVEGGMKDLDDTHRSQLFGEAQYTR, from the coding sequence ATGACCGCGCCGATCACGCTTTACACGGGCCCCACGCCCAATGGCCGCAAGGTCTCCATTGCGCTGGAAGAGATGGGCCTGCCCTACACGCTTGAGTATGTGGACATTCTGGAAGGCGACCAGCACACGCCAGCCTTCCGCGCGCTCAACCCCAACAACAAGTTCCCCGTCATCATCGACCCGGACGGGCCCGGTGGTGAGGAACTCGTGTTGTGGGAGTCCGGGGCCATCCTGTGGTACCTCGCAGAAAAGACCGGCCGGTTCCTGCCCGCCTCCGGTACGGCTCGGCACCTCGCGCATCAATGGCTGATGTTTCAGATGGCCAGCGTCGGGCCGATGTTTGGCCAGTTCGCGCATTTCTTCTTCTACGCCAAGGACAAACACCCCTACTCCATCGAGCGCTATCAGTCCGAGATGCGCCGCCTGCTGGACGTCATGGAAGAGCACCTGTCACAGCACACCTGGTTCGCAGGCGACGACTACACCATCGCCGACATGGCTGTGCTGCCCTGGGTCGAGGGCACCGTGGATGTGCCGGGCATTGAAAACGTGGATAGCCTGCGCGCCTGGGTGCATCGCCTGAAGGCGCGCCCCGCCGTCACGAAGGCCCTCGACGTCGCCCGCGAAAAGGTGCGCAAAGAAACCGTCGAAGGTGGCATGAAAGACCTCGACGACACCCACCGCTCACAGCTTTTCGGCGAGGCGCAATACACACGCTAG
- a CDS encoding glutathione S-transferase family protein, with protein MIKLWGISVSYYTGKLEAYLRYKGIPYEMDNPFAHQDYIKKNAGAVQVPIIEREDGAFLSDSTPIIQHMETELPDRPVFPTDPVVRFIALLIEDYADEWLWRSAMNYRWSNENDRELLSSILADEVAGHLKAPRFVRRRMVKRRQLARYIKGDGVTPETRSHVDAGYFAALRSMASMLETRPFLLGNAPSIADFGLMGPMLRHYGQDPTPAAIMRNDWPAIAEWVARVWNASSLTVEPDLVNMVPDDAAPMLQEVAQTHLVQLRENARAFSAGHTKFKMTVQGCHYKNLPVTQYRVYCLERLREEFDNLSDEHKAKVKALLPYEGCELLWDHTVEAKSGHDVDRKAPFAHGINIV; from the coding sequence ATGATCAAGCTCTGGGGCATTTCGGTTTCCTACTACACCGGCAAACTTGAGGCGTATCTGCGTTACAAGGGCATTCCCTACGAGATGGACAACCCGTTTGCCCATCAGGATTACATCAAGAAAAACGCCGGTGCCGTGCAGGTCCCGATCATCGAGCGCGAGGACGGCGCCTTTCTGTCCGACAGCACGCCCATTATCCAGCACATGGAAACGGAACTCCCCGACAGGCCGGTTTTCCCGACCGACCCGGTGGTCCGCTTCATTGCCCTGCTGATTGAAGACTACGCTGACGAATGGCTGTGGCGCTCCGCCATGAACTACCGGTGGAGCAACGAGAACGACCGCGAGTTACTGAGCAGCATCCTTGCCGATGAGGTTGCCGGTCATCTCAAGGCGCCACGCTTCGTGCGCCGCCGCATGGTCAAGCGGCGGCAGCTGGCTCGCTACATCAAGGGCGATGGCGTGACCCCCGAAACCAGAAGCCACGTCGACGCAGGCTATTTCGCTGCCCTGCGCAGTATGGCGTCCATGTTGGAAACGAGGCCCTTCCTGCTCGGCAACGCGCCTTCCATCGCGGACTTTGGTTTGATGGGTCCGATGTTGCGCCACTACGGGCAGGACCCCACGCCCGCCGCCATCATGCGCAACGACTGGCCCGCCATCGCCGAATGGGTCGCGCGCGTATGGAATGCCAGCTCACTCACCGTCGAGCCTGATCTGGTCAACATGGTGCCTGACGATGCCGCTCCCATGTTGCAGGAAGTGGCCCAGACCCATCTGGTACAGCTGCGCGAAAACGCCCGTGCCTTCTCCGCAGGACACACGAAATTCAAGATGACCGTGCAGGGCTGCCACTACAAGAACCTGCCTGTCACGCAGTACAGGGTCTATTGCCTTGAGCGCCTGCGCGAGGAGTTCGACAACCTGAGTGACGAGCACAAGGCGAAGGTCAAGGCACTGCTCCCCTATGAAGGCTGTGAGCTGCTCTGGGATCACACGGTCGAAGCAAAGTCCGGTCACGATGTGGACCGCAAGGCCCCCTTTGCCCACGGCATCAACATCGTCTAG
- a CDS encoding NAD(P)-dependent alcohol dehydrogenase, producing MAEIMKAATWPATGGAMQIIDAPVPKPRSGEVLVQVKVAAINEMDVQTRAGGWQKEVKTFRKAGPVVTGFEFAGIAATSNAHIKAGMRVVAYSPVLKGPRAHAQFAVVPAHSLAEIPNEMSFADAAALCVMGLTAIEVVDDIAKIVPGQKVCVLGAAGGLGAYTVQLAKARGAHVTAVASASNEAFVIAQGADVFRARSDTPVLHRDDSFNLILDVPAKFSFAGTRRHLAPGGVFVSSNPLNDLAGFPRALLSRRKAGWLLMLSTTPQKLKRLFETATARALTPVIDATYGLPEIDAAFDRFATPGKQGRVLVDMEAGS from the coding sequence ATGGCTGAGATCATGAAAGCAGCAACATGGCCCGCCACCGGCGGCGCCATGCAGATCATCGACGCGCCAGTGCCAAAGCCCAGATCCGGCGAAGTGCTGGTGCAGGTCAAGGTGGCAGCCATCAACGAGATGGATGTTCAAACGCGCGCCGGAGGCTGGCAGAAGGAAGTGAAGACTTTCCGCAAGGCGGGTCCCGTCGTCACCGGCTTCGAGTTTGCCGGCATTGCGGCCACCAGCAACGCCCACATCAAGGCCGGCATGCGCGTCGTCGCCTATAGTCCTGTCCTCAAGGGCCCCCGCGCGCATGCACAATTTGCCGTGGTACCGGCGCATTCTCTGGCGGAGATTCCAAACGAGATGAGTTTCGCCGACGCCGCGGCCCTGTGCGTGATGGGTCTGACGGCCATTGAGGTGGTGGATGACATCGCGAAGATCGTGCCGGGTCAAAAAGTCTGTGTGCTGGGAGCCGCCGGTGGCCTGGGCGCCTATACGGTCCAACTGGCGAAGGCACGCGGCGCTCATGTGACGGCTGTCGCGTCGGCCTCCAACGAGGCTTTTGTCATTGCACAGGGTGCCGATGTGTTTCGCGCAAGAAGTGACACACCTGTTCTGCACAGGGATGACAGCTTCAACCTCATTCTGGACGTGCCGGCGAAATTCAGTTTTGCGGGCACCCGCAGGCACCTGGCTCCCGGCGGTGTGTTCGTCTCATCAAACCCGTTGAACGACCTCGCAGGCTTTCCCCGCGCGCTGCTGTCGCGACGCAAAGCCGGGTGGCTGCTGATGCTGAGTACAACACCGCAGAAACTGAAACGTCTTTTTGAAACGGCGACCGCAAGGGCCCTGACGCCGGTGATTGACGCCACCTATGGGCTGCCGGAGATCGATGCAGCCTTTGACAGGTTCGCCACGCCGGGCAAGCAGGGCCGCGTCTTGGTGGATATGGAAGCAGGAAGCTAG
- a CDS encoding SemiSWEET family sugar transporter: MSLAALVPYAEIIGAIAAVLTSASFLPQVWKTVKTRHADDFSWGWLAAFGAGVALWAAYGVVLEAPSIIINNILVWVCVMVMGWVKFRSHRG; encoded by the coding sequence ATGTCTCTTGCTGCCCTTGTCCCCTACGCCGAGATCATTGGTGCGATTGCCGCCGTCCTCACGTCGGCGTCGTTTCTGCCGCAGGTCTGGAAGACCGTGAAAACGCGCCATGCGGATGATTTTTCGTGGGGGTGGCTTGCGGCCTTTGGGGCCGGTGTTGCCCTGTGGGCGGCCTATGGGGTGGTGCTCGAGGCGCCGTCGATCATCATCAACAATATTCTGGTCTGGGTGTGTGTGATGGTCATGGGCTGGGTCAAATTCCGCTCCCACCGGGGGTAG
- a CDS encoding TetR/AcrR family transcriptional regulator, with protein sequence MATGQKRLSKADRRQQLLETAQGIVSEAGTDALTLQKLAERAGVTKPIAYEHFGSRDGALIALYRRMDTDQINAARDALAQAPGTLDAVCEIVATSYVDCCVKAGPAFGAISAALEGSDEMHAVKAELREIYIRTCHDAIKPFVTLSPSKARALIVGFLGAADALGADAAAGRMPRKTAVSVLTQLMLGSLSEHRAD encoded by the coding sequence GTGGCGACGGGACAAAAAAGGCTGTCCAAGGCAGACCGGCGGCAACAGCTGCTGGAGACGGCGCAGGGTATTGTGAGCGAGGCTGGGACGGATGCGCTGACCCTGCAGAAGCTGGCCGAGCGGGCAGGCGTGACCAAGCCGATTGCCTATGAACATTTCGGCTCCCGGGACGGTGCGCTGATCGCGCTTTACCGGCGCATGGACACCGACCAGATCAATGCCGCGCGGGATGCACTTGCACAAGCGCCGGGCACGTTGGATGCGGTGTGCGAGATCGTGGCCACGTCTTATGTCGATTGCTGCGTGAAGGCCGGGCCAGCCTTTGGGGCCATCTCTGCGGCACTGGAAGGCAGCGACGAAATGCATGCGGTGAAGGCGGAGCTGCGGGAGATTTACATCCGCACCTGCCACGACGCCATCAAGCCATTTGTGACGCTGTCGCCCTCGAAGGCACGTGCACTGATTGTGGGATTTTTAGGGGCTGCGGATGCGCTGGGTGCCGATGCGGCTGCCGGTCGGATGCCGCGCAAGACAGCTGTCTCTGTGCTGACGCAGCTCATGCTCGGGTCATTGTCAGAGCATCGTGCCGACTAG
- a CDS encoding YggT family protein — MQVIAEVALLVLNIAWWIVIVGVILSWLIAFNVIDTRNQFVAQVADMFYRMTEPIYRPIRNFLPNMGGIDFSPLIVLILIFALQRIIVVYVLAPTYY, encoded by the coding sequence ATGCAGGTCATTGCCGAAGTCGCGCTTCTTGTTCTCAACATTGCCTGGTGGATCGTCATTGTCGGCGTCATCCTCAGCTGGCTGATCGCGTTCAATGTGATCGATACGCGCAACCAGTTTGTGGCGCAGGTGGCGGATATGTTTTACCGGATGACGGAGCCGATCTATCGGCCCATCCGAAATTTCCTGCCGAATATGGGCGGCATCGACTTCTCCCCGTTGATTGTCCTCATCCTGATTTTCGCGCTGCAGCGAATCATCGTCGTTTATGTTCTTGCACCCACCTACTACTAG
- a CDS encoding GNAT family N-acetyltransferase, translating into MTAHTQTPALTPATTRAPTAEIASLVHMTGPQSYDYIFGSQSKLEKFIAKAWPMTGTLYSHDATTLVEEIGTIIGIELGYPGKEFYSRRNASLQASIKAAEDGSLTEQDLYGIGDRADKASYLNAWVPEDVYYLMALAVPDTQRGRGIGKHLLASAIDKARADGFRALHLDVLSDNPAIGLYTAMGLTCLAETIAPEPCRDHGIPMEMRMGITL; encoded by the coding sequence ATGACCGCCCATACCCAGACGCCTGCCCTGACGCCCGCAACGACCCGCGCCCCAACCGCTGAGATTGCCAGCCTCGTTCACATGACCGGCCCGCAGTCCTACGACTACATTTTCGGGTCACAGAGCAAGCTCGAGAAATTCATCGCCAAGGCATGGCCCATGACCGGCACGCTGTATTCCCACGACGCGACAACGCTCGTCGAGGAAATCGGCACCATTATCGGCATCGAACTGGGCTATCCCGGCAAAGAGTTCTACAGCCGCCGCAACGCCTCCCTGCAGGCCTCCATCAAGGCTGCCGAAGATGGCAGCCTTACCGAGCAGGACCTCTACGGCATTGGCGACCGCGCCGACAAAGCCAGCTATCTCAACGCCTGGGTGCCGGAGGATGTTTATTACCTCATGGCCCTTGCGGTGCCGGACACCCAGCGCGGGCGTGGCATTGGCAAACATCTTCTTGCCTCCGCCATCGACAAGGCCCGCGCAGATGGCTTTCGCGCCCTGCACCTTGATGTCCTGTCCGACAACCCGGCCATTGGCCTCTACACCGCCATGGGCCTTACCTGCCTTGCAGAAACAATCGCACCAGAACCCTGCCGCGACCATGGCATCCCCATGGAAATGCGCATGGGGATCACGCTCTAA
- a CDS encoding serine hydrolase domain-containing protein — translation MHRVRSYLAVILIGIVAVSGAARADTGMLDWEDREIAQALDAFMPRLMDEENVPGAQVAFIRDGRMVYERAFGVRNVIGRAPVTTETIFEAASISKPVAAHVALQLVAAGKLRLDKDIGLGLEPPWLAPGADGSIPQITLEQVLTHTSGLSNDIRRTSHRLIAPPGGAFSYAGEGFGYLGYTITAHEQRPFADVARVRLLEPLGMAATGFALEDVQMALVATGHTGLWMPLAMVFVPFIAVFVIGALLAFLVVRLVLQQPHMESRHLVLPGILAGIATIVVLLELVGLGLLTAVLLVAFIFVLCVALAAVLWRLVFHLLGFTRARPGTVMRREEVSGSFWTRIAVVLAVVSLLPLMFMSVPLPLRAAGDVHPAASLRGSAGEIALFAQEIIDPRLLERSDMREMTRPRVPVGHGAPDGLAWGLGIGVRDRRLSDGDTQRTLWQWGSNPGYSSLLVIEPRSRAALVVLTNSQSGGRLVQELGAHVFGGLVELERDESWIVPFAAVAPNF, via the coding sequence ATGCATCGGGTCCGGTCATATCTTGCAGTGATCTTGATCGGCATTGTTGCGGTGAGCGGTGCGGCGCGCGCCGACACGGGCATGCTGGACTGGGAAGATCGCGAGATTGCGCAGGCGCTTGATGCGTTCATGCCGCGCCTGATGGACGAAGAAAATGTGCCCGGCGCCCAGGTCGCGTTCATTCGTGATGGGCGCATGGTCTATGAACGTGCGTTTGGCGTGCGCAATGTCATCGGTCGCGCGCCGGTGACCACCGAGACAATTTTTGAAGCGGCCTCCATCTCAAAGCCGGTGGCGGCCCATGTGGCCCTGCAGCTTGTGGCCGCAGGCAAGTTACGGCTCGACAAGGACATTGGTCTGGGGCTTGAGCCGCCCTGGCTCGCGCCGGGGGCTGACGGCAGCATTCCGCAGATTACCCTTGAACAGGTCCTGACCCATACGTCGGGACTATCGAATGATATTCGCCGCACGTCGCACAGGCTCATCGCGCCTCCCGGCGGCGCGTTTTCTTACGCCGGTGAGGGGTTTGGATATCTTGGCTATACGATCACCGCGCATGAGCAGCGGCCTTTCGCTGACGTTGCCCGCGTCAGGTTGCTGGAGCCGCTGGGCATGGCTGCGACAGGCTTTGCCCTTGAGGACGTGCAGATGGCACTGGTGGCAACGGGTCACACGGGTCTGTGGATGCCGCTGGCAATGGTGTTCGTGCCGTTCATTGCGGTGTTTGTGATTGGCGCGTTGCTTGCCTTCCTGGTGGTGCGGCTGGTTCTGCAGCAGCCACATATGGAAAGCCGACATCTGGTTCTACCGGGCATTCTGGCTGGCATCGCCACAATCGTTGTGTTGCTGGAACTGGTTGGTCTGGGCCTTCTCACGGCTGTGTTGCTCGTGGCCTTCATCTTTGTTTTGTGTGTGGCGCTTGCAGCGGTGTTGTGGCGGCTGGTGTTTCACCTTCTGGGGTTCACGCGGGCCCGACCGGGCACCGTGATGCGGCGTGAAGAAGTGTCAGGCAGTTTCTGGACACGGATAGCTGTGGTCTTGGCGGTTGTCTCCTTGTTGCCGTTGATGTTCATGAGCGTGCCTTTGCCGTTGCGAGCAGCAGGTGATGTGCATCCGGCGGCGTCGCTTCGTGGCTCGGCGGGTGAGATCGCACTGTTTGCGCAGGAAATCATTGACCCCCGCCTGCTCGAACGCTCGGACATGCGCGAGATGACACGGCCTCGCGTGCCGGTCGGTCACGGTGCGCCGGACGGGTTGGCCTGGGGCCTTGGCATTGGTGTGCGGGACCGGCGGCTGAGTGACGGCGACACGCAGCGGACACTTTGGCAGTGGGGCTCCAACCCGGGCTACTCAAGTCTGCTGGTGATTGAACCGCGCAGCCGAGCCGCGCTGGTTGTGCTAACAAACTCGCAATCCGGTGGGCGCCTGGTCCAGGAACTCGGTGCGCATGTGTTCGGCGGCCTCGTTGAGTTGGAGCGCGATGAATCCTGGATCGTGCCTTTTGCGGCTGTTGCACCAAACTTCTAG
- a CDS encoding argininosuccinate synthase, with translation MSVTDVKKVVLAYSGGLDTSIMLKWLKETYDCEVVTFTADLGQGEELEPARQKAEMAGIKDIYIEDLREDFVADYVYPMMRANALYEGLYLLGTSIARPLIAKRQIEIARETGADAVCHGATGKGNDQVRFELAYYALQPDIKVIAPWRDWELKSREALIDFAEKHQIPIAKDKRGEAPFSVDANLLHTSSEGKALEDPAVEAPEYVYQRTISPEAAPDTPTYIEIGFEKGDPVSINGVAMSPATMLTELNRYGHDNGIGRLDLVENRFVGMKSRGIYETPGGTIMLMAHRGIEQITLDRGAAHLKDELMPKYAELVYFGMWFSPEREMLQALIDKSQERVNGTVRLKLYKGSVDVVGRWSDDSLYSMEHVTFEEDDVYDQADASGFIKINALRLRLLADRNNRSK, from the coding sequence ATGAGCGTGACCGACGTCAAGAAGGTGGTGCTGGCCTATTCAGGCGGGCTCGACACTTCAATCATGCTGAAATGGCTGAAGGAGACCTACGATTGTGAGGTCGTGACCTTCACCGCTGATCTGGGCCAGGGCGAAGAGCTGGAACCAGCCCGCCAGAAGGCCGAGATGGCCGGCATCAAGGACATCTACATCGAGGATCTGCGCGAAGACTTCGTGGCGGACTACGTCTATCCAATGATGCGGGCAAATGCCCTCTATGAAGGGCTGTATCTGCTCGGCACCTCCATCGCCCGGCCTCTGATTGCCAAACGCCAGATCGAGATCGCCCGTGAAACCGGGGCCGATGCCGTGTGCCACGGCGCAACCGGCAAAGGCAATGATCAGGTCCGTTTCGAGCTGGCATATTATGCGCTGCAGCCGGACATCAAAGTCATCGCCCCGTGGCGCGACTGGGAACTCAAGTCCCGCGAAGCACTGATCGACTTTGCTGAAAAGCACCAGATCCCCATCGCCAAGGACAAACGCGGCGAGGCACCCTTCTCTGTGGACGCCAACCTGCTGCACACATCCTCTGAAGGCAAAGCCCTGGAAGACCCGGCCGTAGAAGCACCGGAATATGTCTACCAGCGCACCATCTCGCCTGAGGCAGCACCGGACACTCCGACATACATCGAAATCGGCTTTGAAAAAGGCGATCCCGTTTCCATCAACGGCGTTGCCATGTCTCCGGCCACGATGCTCACCGAGCTGAACCGCTACGGCCACGACAACGGCATCGGCCGGCTGGACCTGGTCGAAAACCGGTTCGTCGGCATGAAAAGCCGTGGCATCTACGAAACCCCCGGCGGCACCATCATGCTCATGGCCCATCGCGGCATCGAGCAGATCACGCTCGACCGCGGCGCGGCCCATCTCAAAGACGAGCTGATGCCAAAATATGCGGAGCTTGTATATTTCGGCATGTGGTTCTCGCCCGAGCGCGAAATGCTGCAGGCGCTGATCGACAAAAGCCAGGAGCGGGTCAACGGCACCGTCCGGCTCAAGCTCTACAAGGGCTCGGTCGATGTCGTCGGCCGCTGGTCGGATGATTCCCTCTACTCAATGGAACACGTCACTTTTGAAGAAGACGACGTCTACGATCAGGCAGACGCGTCCGGCTTCATCAAGATCAACGCCCTGCGCCTGCGTCTCCTCGCAGATCGCAACAACCGCTCCAAGTAG
- the ppa gene encoding inorganic diphosphatase: protein MRIEALSIGDNPPYDVNVIVEVPVGGAPIKYEFDKPSGALVVDRFLNASMRYPCNYGFVPHTLSMDGDPVDVLVAGTPAVVPGAVMACRPVGVLMMEDEAGMDEKIVAVPPSRLNTYYDSVQNYTDLPKMLLDQIEHFFNHYKALEKDKWVKLNGWGDASKARGLIEDAIAKAKS from the coding sequence ATGCGTATCGAAGCCCTGTCCATCGGTGACAACCCGCCCTACGACGTCAACGTCATTGTTGAAGTGCCCGTCGGTGGCGCACCGATCAAATATGAGTTCGACAAGCCGTCCGGCGCGCTTGTGGTGGATCGTTTCCTGAACGCCTCCATGCGCTACCCGTGCAACTACGGATTCGTGCCCCACACGCTCTCCATGGATGGGGACCCGGTAGACGTGCTCGTAGCCGGCACACCGGCCGTGGTCCCCGGTGCCGTCATGGCCTGCCGCCCGGTCGGCGTTCTCATGATGGAAGACGAAGCCGGCATGGACGAAAAGATCGTCGCCGTGCCGCCCTCACGCCTCAACACCTATTATGACAGTGTCCAGAACTACACGGACCTGCCCAAGATGCTGCTCGATCAGATCGAGCACTTCTTCAACCACTACAAGGCCCTTGAAAAAGACAAGTGGGTGAAGCTCAACGGCTGGGGCGATGCCAGCAAGGCCCGCGGCCTTATCGAAGACGCCATCGCCAAGGCAAAGTCGTAA
- the folD gene encoding bifunctional methylenetetrahydrofolate dehydrogenase/methenyltetrahydrofolate cyclohydrolase FolD, translating to MPARLIDGKTYASKVKEQVTAGVEAFKAKTGTSPGLAVVLVGEDPASKVYVASKARVSGEVGIRSIEHKLPATTSQDDLLQLVRSLNADPEVNGILVQFPVPDQISQQAVIDTIDPVKDVDGLHPLNAGRLASGLDAMVPCTPYGAYLMLKGVREDLSGLKALVVGRSNLVGKPVAQLLLRENCTVTMAHSRTKDLRAEARAADVLVAAIGKPNFVQGDWVKPGALVIDVGINRIPAPEKGEGKTRLVGDVDFAAASDIAGAITPVPGGVGLMTVACLMRNTLIAAHRQAGLPDPAV from the coding sequence ATGCCAGCACGGTTGATTGACGGCAAGACCTATGCTTCCAAGGTGAAGGAGCAGGTCACTGCGGGGGTAGAGGCTTTCAAGGCAAAGACCGGCACGTCGCCCGGACTTGCGGTGGTGCTGGTTGGGGAGGACCCTGCGAGCAAGGTCTATGTGGCGTCCAAGGCCCGGGTCAGCGGCGAGGTCGGCATCCGGTCGATTGAGCACAAGCTCCCGGCCACCACGTCACAGGATGATCTGCTGCAGCTTGTCCGGTCGCTCAATGCAGACCCGGAGGTGAACGGCATTCTGGTGCAGTTCCCGGTGCCGGATCAGATTTCCCAGCAGGCAGTCATCGACACGATTGATCCGGTGAAGGATGTCGATGGACTGCACCCGCTCAATGCGGGACGGCTGGCCAGTGGTCTGGATGCCATGGTGCCGTGCACGCCCTATGGTGCCTATCTCATGCTCAAGGGCGTGCGGGAGGATTTATCCGGGTTGAAGGCGCTGGTAGTCGGCCGCTCCAACCTTGTCGGCAAGCCGGTTGCGCAGTTGTTGCTGCGGGAAAACTGCACCGTGACCATGGCGCACTCACGCACAAAGGATCTGCGGGCTGAGGCCCGTGCTGCTGATGTGCTGGTCGCAGCCATTGGCAAACCGAATTTTGTCCAAGGCGACTGGGTGAAGCCCGGTGCGCTGGTCATTGACGTTGGCATCAATCGTATTCCGGCACCTGAGAAGGGTGAAGGCAAGACGCGGCTGGTGGGTGACGTGGACTTTGCGGCGGCTTCAGACATTGCAGGTGCGATTACGCCGGTGCCGGGCGGTGTCGGTCTCATGACTGTCGCCTGCCTGATGCGCAACACGCTGATTGCGGCTCACCGCCAGGCTGGATTGCCGGACCCCGCGGTCTAG
- a CDS encoding aldo/keto reductase, whose translation MQTRQLGTLWPVSTLTLGGGGLGQLWGETTRDEAVATVRAAVDAGITLLDMAPAYGRGEAETVVAEAFEGRLPEGVRVTTKCQLGTPPADKIASELERRLVRSLETMKVEQADIFVLHSNICPDDYEYAQHAETQHKWATRFGTYTDYVVPAMESLVERGLIGAWGITGVGLPRTVMDALRHDVKPAVVQAVANLMDSPGDMRQYEEPAEPRNIIRTAKNNDVGVLGIRAVQAGALTSAIDRVLPDDNAQVTDYAKAEPFRALCKEMGEDPAVVAHRYALGMEGVDSVILGVKNRDELKQLVDAEARGPLEEDVRDRIDALRLALQKPRIPLEEFSMEALAAMAGDDGKDTRH comes from the coding sequence ATGCAGACACGGCAACTGGGCACTCTGTGGCCCGTCAGCACCCTGACCCTTGGCGGCGGCGGCCTTGGACAATTGTGGGGCGAGACGACCCGCGACGAAGCCGTTGCTACGGTGCGTGCTGCGGTTGATGCGGGCATCACTCTTCTCGATATGGCTCCGGCCTATGGGCGCGGAGAAGCGGAAACCGTTGTGGCGGAGGCCTTTGAGGGCCGGTTGCCTGAGGGTGTGCGGGTGACGACCAAGTGCCAGCTCGGCACGCCGCCTGCGGACAAAATTGCGTCTGAGCTTGAACGGCGGCTTGTACGCTCGTTGGAGACCATGAAGGTGGAGCAGGCGGATATCTTTGTGCTGCACTCCAATATCTGCCCGGATGATTATGAATATGCGCAACATGCGGAGACCCAGCACAAATGGGCCACGCGGTTCGGGACGTATACGGATTATGTAGTCCCTGCGATGGAGTCCCTCGTCGAGCGTGGACTGATCGGTGCCTGGGGCATCACGGGGGTGGGGTTGCCGCGTACAGTCATGGATGCGCTGCGCCATGACGTGAAGCCTGCTGTTGTTCAGGCGGTGGCCAATCTGATGGACTCCCCCGGCGACATGCGTCAGTACGAAGAACCTGCCGAACCGCGCAACATCATCCGGACCGCAAAGAACAACGATGTGGGTGTACTTGGCATCCGGGCCGTGCAGGCCGGGGCGCTGACATCCGCGATTGACCGTGTGCTGCCGGACGACAATGCGCAGGTGACCGACTACGCCAAGGCCGAGCCGTTTCGGGCGCTGTGCAAGGAGATGGGTGAAGACCCGGCGGTGGTGGCGCACCGATATGCGCTTGGCATGGAAGGTGTGGACAGTGTCATTCTGGGTGTCAAAAACCGCGATGAGTTGAAGCAGCTGGTGGACGCAGAAGCGCGCGGGCCATTGGAAGAGGATGTGCGTGACCGCATCGATGCGTTGCGGTTGGCCCTTCAGAAACCGCGTATTCCACTTGAAGAGTTTTCGATGGAGGCTCTGGCGGCGATGGCCGGGGATGACGGCAAGGACACACGGCACTGA